The following DNA comes from Flavobacterium sp. N3904.
TTGCTCTATTATAACTGGCAGAATTGGCAGTATGCGCTCTTTGTTTCTTTTTCCCAATACTTTTAAAGTTTGATTCGAAAAATTAATATTCATCAATTTTAAATGAATCAATTCTGTTCGTCGCATTCCGGTTGTATAAAACAAATCTATAATGAGTTTATTCCTTATTTCCTCAAATCCATTTGTCTCGAAAGTGATATCTAAAACTGCATTCAATTCTTTTTCCGAAAAAGGAATTTGCAATATCTTGGGCGTTTTCAAAGCTTTATGCTTTAATAATGGATTCAGTTCAATTTGCTTTGTTTTTAATAGAAATTTATAAAAAGCCTTAAGAGAAGCCACTTTTCTATTTATGGTAGTATTTGAAACCCCATCGTCTACAAGCGAAACAACCCAACTTCTAATCTGGTTGTAATTTACCTGTTCGATTGTATCTTGCCCGAAGTTATCCTTATTAAATGATTCAAAATAAGTGATATCATTTAAATAAGCATTTATGGTATGAGAAGAATATTTTTTTTCTAATTGCAAATAATCTTTAAATGCATCTTTATTTGTAGCCATAAAAAAAACCGTTAGCATCAAAGTTAAGAAACTTTAATGACTAACGGTATTTTATTTTCAATCGAATTTGACTAGATATTCTCTAAACCATCTTTCATGTTTTGGATGTAAGCTGCTTTTTGAATTTTCATTCTATTGATAACTGATGGCTTTATAAAAGCAGTACGTGCTCTTAGTTGTCTTACAGTTCCAGTTTTGTCAAACTTTCTTTTATAGCGCTTAAGTGCTCTATCGATATTTTCTCCGTCTTT
Coding sequences within:
- the rpsU gene encoding 30S ribosomal protein S21, which encodes MLIIPIKDGENIDRALKRYKRKFDKTGTVRQLRARTAFIKPSVINRMKIQKAAYIQNMKDGLENI
- a CDS encoding tyrosine-type recombinase/integrase → MATNKDAFKDYLQLEKKYSSHTINAYLNDITYFESFNKDNFGQDTIEQVNYNQIRSWVVSLVDDGVSNTTINRKVASLKAFYKFLLKTKQIELNPLLKHKALKTPKILQIPFSEKELNAVLDITFETNGFEEIRNKLIIDLFYTTGMRRTELIHLKLMNINFSNQTLKVLGKRNKERILPILPVIIEQLLLYKKERSSLENIMDDEYLFLTKKGLKLNDSFVYRLINSYFSSVSEKVKKSPHILRHTFATHLLNNGADLNSVKELLGHSSLASTQIYTHSSLSELKKVYQESHPRNKK